The Syntrophobacterales bacterium genome segment GGAGATGAGAAATTGGGAGGTTGCGTTCAGGGATTATCTGACGCAGATCGGCGCGCTTGAAGCCGGCATGATTGATTGAGGGTGCGAAAATGGTTTACGCGGTTCCCGACGGCGGCTTTGTTCGTTCCTGGGTAATTGCGACCGGGGATGGTCTGATTGTTGTGGATCCGGGCAGCGTTGGTGCTGCCGAATCGGTAAAGGCTTTCATTCGCGGGAAACCGGGCTGGAAAATGGGAGACGTCCGAGGGATTGTTGCCACCCATTTCCACATCGACCATATCGGCGGAATCGGGCGGCTGCTGCGGGCCTGCCCGGAAGAAACGGTTGTGTTTTTTCACCGGCGCATCCAGGATTACCTGACCGGCGAGCAAGATTTGCCCCGTCTGCATAACTGGTCATCCGAATTCCTGCCGGTCGCCCTGAAAAGCCTCCGGCTTTGCCGACACCCGCTCCAGTTTGTCGTGGAAAGCCTGGCCGGCATCCCGCTTTGGGGATTCGGGAACCGTTTTCGTCCGCCGATTCCACGCGAAAAAATTCGCTGGCTTT includes the following:
- a CDS encoding MBL fold metallo-hydrolase, with the translated sequence MVYAVPDGGFVRSWVIATGDGLIVVDPGSVGAAESVKAFIRGKPGWKMGDVRGIVATHFHIDHIGGIGRLLRACPEETVVFFHRRIQDYLTGEQDLPRLHNWSSEFLPVALKSLRLCRHPLQFVVESLAGIPLWGFGNRFRPPIPREKIRWLCKEELKRCALGFGDWEVIATPGHTADSLSLYSESSRELICGDLILNMDRDGGHLNTFCENVEETEETFISLAASIQPRTIYPAHGEEIHHGTNALLLVKTG